A genomic segment from Epinephelus fuscoguttatus linkage group LG17, E.fuscoguttatus.final_Chr_v1 encodes:
- the cdca8 gene encoding borealin → MAPRKRTTKQRKNNPKTAKLEAFLEDFDSEVKTRVGQLKERINQLLKDVDNSYNMAVIKLPKAVRQMAWLEHLKSEKPKSPEVDNIKRQEEAAIVDSVVAEDHAVLLKSVKKTTKTKGGAKSSPEDENTPSTTRKGKATRKPPTTSKRAKALAVNKQNTSIRRSTRKPLVTPARSVLDSSLMMGPTPLITPRFDPRLPKTPAVRIPRHKERVYSISVNGSPIAAGNEDIVINVPIGNGESIQLLASQMDSVDLSLLDDTALKSIRLLQNRLTTLCATSE, encoded by the exons ATGGCTCCCAGGAAGAGGACGACGAAACAACGGAAAAACAACCCAAAGACGGCCAAGCTGGAAGCTTTTCTGGAGGATTTCGACAGCGAAG TGAAGACCAGAGTTGGACAGCTGAAAGAGAGGATCAACCAGTTGCTGAAAGATGTTGACAACAGCTACAACATGGCAGTAATTAAGCTCCCCAAGGCTGTCAGGCAAATGGCCTGGTTGGAACATTTAA AGTCTGAGAAACCAAAGTCACCAGAGGTGGATAATATAAAG AGACAAGAGGAAGCTGCTATCGTTGACAGCGTTGTGGCTGAGGACCACGCAGTCCTTCTGAAATCAGTCAAGAAAA caacaaagacaaaaggtgGAGCCAAATCCAGTCCAGAGGATGAAAACACCCCGAGTACAACAAGGAAG GGGAAAGCAACAAGGAAGCCCCCGACGACATCAAAAAGAGCAAAGGCGCTGGCAGTCAACAAGCAGAACACCTCCATCAGACG ATCGACCAGAAAGCCACTGGTCACTCCTGCCAGGAGTGTGCTGGATTCTTCTTTGATGATGGGCCCCACTCCCCTCATCACTCCGCGTTTTGACCCAAG GCTTCCCAAGACCCCTGCCGTGAGGATTCCCCGCCACAAAGAGAGGGTTTATAGCATTTCAGTCAACGGCTCTCCCATTGCAGCAGGGAATGAGGATATTGTCATCAATGTCCCCATCGGAAATGGAGAG AGCATTCAGCTACTGGCCAGTCAGATGGACTCAGTGGACCTGTCTCTACTTGATGACACCGCTCTGAAGAGCATTCGGCTGCTGCAG AATCGCCTTACAACCCTGTGTGCAACATCAGAGTGA